Within Bacillus sp. E(2018), the genomic segment AAAAGACGAAGAATCAATGGTATGACTTAAAGAGATAACATCTTCAAAGTCACCAAAAGAAATGAGGAAGGATAAATAATCTTCTTCTGTTTCTTCTAATTCATCAAAATCTTCTTCTACTTGAAACTGTTGATCTAATATTTGCTCAATATTCTGATCAACGGGTAAATCCAATTTATCATCGCCTATAGGAAGCTCAATTTTTTTACCGTCTTTGGACATTTGAGCACGAGTTACAATTATTTCAAGACCTTTATCCAGAGCCTGAACTTGAATCCACAGTGGACCTTCTAATGGAAACTGCTCTTGCTGATGTGCTTCGTCCATCATTTCCCAAAAGAGTTCTTCTCCTCTTTCGCGATCAGACCATATTTCTTCACGATCGAAACCGCGATCTTCAATATCTCTGTACGTAATGAAAAATTTAATGGTGAACTCATTCACTCTTTCAATTTCCATTTCTGCTTCTCTCCCTTCTCTCCGGTTTGTTCGTGAAGGGATAAATACCCCTAGAAAAAAGCAATTCTTATTTCCAATCGTTCTCCGTCGAAAATCCATCAATCACAATTAAACCTCTTGTACCTTATTCTATGACAAAACGGAAAATATGGAAATAAAAAAGGCCTGTATAAACTGCCCTTTTTTACACCTGTACACACGTTAAATCTTAAGCTCTCAACTTGACGCATCAGGCCAAGCTGGACTATAATTCAAAGGTCTTTAAGGTTAACATATTGTACCATAATACAAGTGAAATTTCATTATTTACGGGGGGTTTACGTTTGGAAACAGAATTTCTGATATCATTGTTGCAGATCATTGCAATTGATATCCTTCTTGGCGGAGACAACGCTATTGTAATTGCCCTTGCCAGTAGAAACTTACCAGAAGCTCAAAGAAATAAAGCCATTTTCTTAGGAACTGGACTAGCTATTGTTGTTCGTGTAGTACTAACCATTGTAGCTGTTTATTTATTAAATATTCCTTTCTTATATCTAGCAGGAGGAATTTTACTTCTAATTATTGCTTATAAGCTGATTTTAGAAGAAGATGACGAGCTTGACGTTAAAGCGGGCAAGAACCTATCTGATGCTGTAAAAACCATCGTTTTTGCAGATATTGCGATGGGACTTGATAATGTACTGGCGGTTGCCGGTGCTGCACATGGGAATATCGTGTTAGTTGTGATTGGACTTTTAGTATCTGTTCCTATCATTATATGGGGAAGTAAGATAATATTGCACTTTATGGAAAGATTCCCTGTTTTAATTTATATTGGTGCTGGAGTACTTGCTTTCACATCAGCAGGAATGATTGTTGAAGAACGAATGATCCATTCTGTATTTGAAGGTAACGATGTTCTGAAATACGGTTTATATGTATTTTTAGTAGTAGGCGTGATTCTTGCGGGTATTTTAACGAACTCTTTCAAAAAGAAACGAGCTAATTAGTTTAAAAAATAAGTCCTTGCGTTATAAACGCAAGGACTTATTTTTTATTTATCGAAACATACAATAAAAAACTTCCGCTAACAGTTAGCGGAAGTTTTTCTTTATTCATTGACAAGACGCTGTGCTTCCATAAGTTGAAATGTACGTACACGTCTTGGCAAGAAACGACGAATTTCGTCTTCGTTATAACCAACTTGCAAGCGTTTTTCATCCAAGATAATAGGTCTACGCAATAATCCAGGATGGTCTGCAATCAATTGGTATAAGTCTTGCAATGGCATGGATTCGAGATTGATGTTAAGTTCCTGGAACGTTTTTGAACGAGTAGAAATTATCTCGTCTGTACCGTCCTCTGTCATTCTCAAGATTTGCTTAACTTCTTCTATTGATAAAGGTTCTGAAAAAATATTTCTTTCTTGATAAGGAATGTCATTCTCTTTTAACCATGCTTTTGCTTTACGGCATGATGTACAGCTCGGCGAAGTAAATAGTGTGACCATAGTGGAACTCTCCTTCCCCTCTCTCTGATTTAGGCACTTTAAAAAAGTTATTAAATCATTCATAGTATACTACACATTTTACATTTTCGGTAGAGGTTATACAGACTTTTGTACATTTTTACGAATTTGTCATACAAATGTAATACATCTACAAAATATTCTACACAACTTTTCCGTATCTACATATATATAGACGTATTACCCAAGAATAAGTTTCATAAAACATAAAAAAAGAATGTATTTATTTGAATGATTTGTTTCAACACTTAATTTATCATGATTATGATAGATAGATCAGATCAAAAAAAGGGGCTGTTAGTAGAAAGTATATCTTCCTTTAACAGCCCTATTTTATGCGATTGTCTTCTTAACTTGTGATGCTGGGCCTTTTCTAGAGATGCTCGGATTAAATTTCTTAAGGTTTTTCTTAAGCATTTCTTTCCATAGCTCTCGTTTTGTTTTCTTCTTTTTGTCCTTTTGTTTCATAACGCCTCATCCTCCTTTAAAAAGGAAAATCGTATTATTCTGAAGCAGGTTTTCCCGAATCATCTGTTGACTTATCATCAACAACTTCAGGTTTAGGTACTGAATTCTCTGTATCTAAAGTTAACACTTCACTTGCAGGCTGATAGGACTTTCCGTACAACTCACTATCTTTGTACGTGTGTATTTCATTATACGTCTTTTTCATGTTTTCATAAATAGTTTCTTCGGATTCTTTTGTTGGTGACCAATAAAGAATTTCCATCTCATTCACTTCATCCGTTGCGAGTGAGCGTCTTCTATACCCTATACTAGATGCGTGTTCAAATCCTTCACGAGTGTAGAAGCGTAACCTTTTTTCTGTGTCTGTATCTTCATAATCGACCGGTTCAACTTCTAAGATGATCGGCTTCCCTTTTGCTTTTAACTTTTCAATAAGCTTATGGCCGAGCCCCTGACCTCTAGCGTCTTTTGAGACAAATAAATAATCAATAAAAACAAAATCGGATAGTTCAACATACATCAATACGTGATACTGTCCTTCATCCTTGTGATAGATGTCACTCTTCTCGTCTAATAAAAGCTCCATATGTTCTTTAGATTTCATCTCTTCAATCGGAAAATATTGATTTAATTTCTCATACCAATTCATTTTTTCCCCATCAGCTCCTTAGATTTTAGTGATAATATATAGTTTTCCCTCTTTCTTCCTTTGTTATCATGAGATACAATAAAGAAAGAAGTACGTGGTGAACTCGTTGTGAAAAGGAGGAGTCCTCATTTGATTTCATTCTTTACCGATTTAACCTTGTTAGCACTTTGTGTTGTTGGAATTACAGCACTGATGGGAAGCATATCCCAATTCATCGCTATAAAATTGTTCGGTGGTAAAAAAGTTTTTCATTTTGTGGATAAATCGAAGTCTTTTCAAGAAAACTGGAGTCCTGTTAAAAGAAGATAAAATGCGAACAACCCGTGAATTTTGGGTTGTTTTTTACATTTCAAGTACGAACTACTTTATAATATAAGGGTAGCATACATAATAGAGGTGTACAAATGCATAGAAACCTTAGAACGTTCATCAACCAGTTAAGATCTGAAAAAGAAATTGTAGAGATTCATACAGAAGTCGATCCTTATTTAGAAATTCCTGAAATCCATAGACGTGTGATCTCTGAAGAAGGACCAGCACTTCTGTTTACAAATGTAAAAGGCAAGAATATTCCTGTTGTAACAAATCTATTTGGAACGATTAAACGAGTAGATATGGCTTTCGGTCCAAAACCAGAACAACTAGTAAAAGAACTAGTTGGATCAATCGATGAATTAATGCCTCCATCTCCTTCAGTATTATGGAAGAAAAAAGGCATGATCAAGGATGTATTATCACTTGGTACAAAAACAGTGAATAAAAACAAAGCACCACTGTTAGAAACATTTACGACGAATGTAAACATGCAGGATCTGCCGGCATTAACGGGCTGGCATTTAGATAGTAATCCATTCGTAACACTGCCACTCGTATATACTGAACATCCTGATAAGCATGAGCACAATCTTGGTATGTACAGAATTGAGATCAAAGAAAAAAACAAGACAGGCATTCACTGGCAGATTCACAAAGGTGGTGGTTTCCATCATTATGCAGCTGAACAAAAAAATGAAGCATTGCCTGTGACGCTGTTTCTTGGAGGACCGCCTTCTCTAATGATTTCAGCGATCGCTCCTCTTCCTGAAGCAGTTCCTGAGCTTATGTTTTCATCTATGTTAATGGGAGAAAAACTAAGTCTTGCACAAGTAGATGGCCACCCTCATCCATTAATCGCAGAAGCAGAGTTTGCGTTTGGAGGAGTCGTTCCTCCGCATGTCCGAGAACCTGAAGGACCTTTTGGCGATCATTATGGTTATTATTCATGGGCACATGACTTCCCAGTATTCAACGTTGATAAGATGTGGAAGCGAAAAGACGCCATCTATCCTGCAACAGTGGTCGGAAAACCAAAGCAAGAAGATTATTTTATCGGTGAATACCTACAAAGATTGATGAGTCCACTATTCCCTGTTGTTATGAACGGTGTACGAGATCTTTGGACGTATGCAGAAACAGGCTTTCATGCACTCGCAGGAGCTGTTGTTCGTGAATCATACTATAAAGAAGGGTTAGCGCACGCTTTCCGTATTATGGGTGAAGGGCAGCTGACGCTTACTAAGTTTTTAATGGTAACGAATAAACCAGTAAACCTTCAAAATTTCTCTGAACTTGCTGAAGGTGTACTTGAAAGATTTCTGCCTGAACGTGACCTTTTGATTATCCATGATACTTCTATGGATACTCTTGATTATACTGGCCGTAAATTCAATACAGGTTCAAAAGCAATTATGACTGGGTTAGGAGAACCTGTCCGCGAATTAAAACGTACTTATGATGGTGGTACCATTTCAGGTATCCATGATGTTGGCGTATTTTGCGGTGGCTGTTTAACCGTAAGCGGACCATCATTTGAAGAAGCACCTGACTTTGCAGAAAAACTGCTTGAGAATGGTCACGATTCTTTCAAAGACTGGCCGTTAGTTTTTCTTGTTGATGATGCATCCATTGCAGCAACACAGGCTGAATTTTTGTGGACAACCTTTACACGATTTGATCCAGCATATGATGTATACGCAAAGAGTACGATAGACAGAAATCGTATAAAATATGAAGGAACAATTATTATTGATGCTAGAATGAAGCCTTTCTATCCCGATGTAGTTGAAACTCGTGAAGATATAGATCAATTAGTGACTGACCGTTGGGATGAGTACTTTAAAAAATAATCCTCTCTATAGTTTAGCAACAAAAAAAGAAGCGATTTCGCTTCTTTTTTTGGTTATTTTAGTTGATAAATTGTCCATATGGTGTTATTGTATATAACAATATACATTTTTAGAGAAAGGAGAAATCACATGCGAAATATTAGCTTACTTGATTTATATAACCACCCTCATGTACAAAAATATGTGAAACGTTCAGGAATGGTTCATGCCATCTCAACAGCTTATCATGCATACCGTCTGTCTCAAAAATTTGGTGTGGATCCTGATTTAGCGACAAAGGCTGCTTTTCTTCATGATATCGGTCACTATACATGGTATAAAAATGGTCATTGGGACTATGACATGTACAAAGAAAATGATATTCATGCGATTAAAGGTGCAGAACGTGCACATCGAATTTTAGTGTCTCTCGGTGAAGACCGTAAGAATGCAAAAGAAATTGCTCTTGCTATTTTACTGCACACCGATTCCTATCTACCTGCTGGGTCGTTAAACCTTAATCCGTTGCAAAAAGTTGTTGCTTTGGCAGACGAAGCAGATGAAGAACCAGGCGGAAGCCACCACTATCGGACGATTAGTGATATGAAAGCTATAACCATGATCAAAAAATTAGATGAAATGGTAGATGAATATCATGAAGAAGAAAAAGTAAAACACTCTGTTTCCTAAGGAAGGAAAAGAGTGTTTTTAACATTCTTACATAATTTTTTAATTAATAAGCTACAAACCCAATAGCTTTTTCACTAGAATACGTTCCAATCGTGCTTCCAAATCGAGTGTAGATCACTTTTGGAAAACTAGATAAAGAAAATAGTTCTTCAAATTCTTTGATTACCTCGTCAGTAGAAGGAAAACTATGAATGAGGTAAAGAGTCTTTTCAGGGTTTTCTTCTCTCCATTCAGAAATATATTCTTTCATTTTCGAAAGACCCTTCTTACTACCTCTAAATTTCCCAATCGTTTCAACTACGCCATCAATGATTGAAATCATTGGCTTAATATTTAACATTCCAGCGATAGCGCCTTGAACAGCAGATATTCTTCCACCTTTTTTCAGGTTTTCTAACGTTTCTAGAAGTACATAAGCTTTAATCCCCGACTTTGTTTTCTCTAAGTTACTCATCATTTCACTGATAGACTTACCTTCACGTGCCATCTCAATCGCTTCATTCAATAAGATCTGTACACCGCCTGAAGCGATTCCTGAATCAAGAATGATCACTTTTTCTTGCTCTTCTTCATTTAACATACTCTTACCAATCGTAGCACTTTGAACCGTGCCACTTAAGTTAGATGAGATGCCAATGTATAGGACATCATGCCCTTTATCTACCTCTTTTTGAAAAGCTTCATAAAAAGACTGTGGAGAAGGCTGACTTGTTTTAGGCAATTCTGGTTCCATACTCATACGTTTATAAAATTCATCTTCAGTAATGTTCACACCATCTAAATAATGGTCTTCTCCAAATTGCACATTCAAAGGTACAACCGTTAACGAATAATCCAGTTTCTCAAGATCTATTTTAAGGTCACTTGCGCTATCAACTATAAAACTAAGGTTCATATTGTTCTACCCCATTTCTGCTTCTCGATCAATTATTAGGGATGTATAAAGGTTTGTATACGCTTTACACACTTCTATTAGTTTAACATAAAAACGACCTCCTGTATTATAGGAGATCGTTTTAAATGTGTTAATTCTGTTGCTTTACAGCTTCTTCATCATAAAGGTGACATGCTACCCAATGACCTTCTCTAGCTTCTTGCCATTTAGGTTTAACAGCTGCACACACATCCATTGCATGTGGGCAACGTGTACGGAAACGACAGCCACTTGGAGGGTTGATCGGACTCGGAACATCTCCCTCTAAGATGATGCGTTCACGGCTTCTTTCAAGTTCAGGATCCGGAACTGGAATCGCTGATAAAAGTGCTTGTGTATACGGGTGAAGCGGCTCTTCGTATAGCTCATCACTTGTTGTAAGCTCTACGATATTACCTAGGTACATTACACCTACACGATCAGAAATATGTTTAACCATAGATAGATCATGGGCAATAAATAGGTAAGTAAGTCCTCGCTCTTTTTGCAGTTCCATCATCAAGTTAACAACTTGCGCTTGAATCGATACGTCTAGAGCTGAAATCGGCTCATCAGCAATAATGAAGTCTGGATCTACTGCTAGTGCACGAGCAATCCCGATACGTTGACGCTGTCCACCTGAGAATTCATGCGGGTAGCGGTTTGCGTGCTCTTTATTTAATCCTACTGTTTCAAGTAGTTCGTAGACACGATTTTCACGGTCTTTCTTTGTTTTCGCCAATCCGTGGATATCAATACCTTCAGCAATAATATCCTTAACCGTCATACGCGGATTAAGAGAAGCGTACGGATCTTGGAAGATCATTTGCATTTTGCGGTTGAATTTCTTTAACTCAGAACGAGATTTTTTATCATGAACATCATCGCCTTCGTAAAGAACCTCACCTTCAGTAGCATCATATAGACGGATAATCGTACGTCCAGTTGTAGATTTACCGCAACCCGACTCACCTACAAGTCCAAGTGTTTCTCCTTTATAGATATCAAAGGAAACATCATCTACAGCTTTTAGTACGCCCTTTTTTCCAGCTGGGAAATACTTTTTAAGATTTCTTACTTCTAATAATTTTTCTCTTTCTACTACTGCCATTATCGAGCACCCCCAACTAATGCCTCTTCCGGCGGTTCAACTTTTGGCGCTCGCTCATCTAACAACCAGCAAGCTGCTTTGTGAGAAGAAGATACATCTGTAGCTTCAGGCATATTCTCCAAACAAACTTCCATCGCATATGGACAACGCGCTGCAAACGGACATCCTTTTGGAGGATTCATAAGATCAGGCGGTGTTCCTGGAATGGCTAAAAGTTCTTTTGATTCTGCGTTTAATTTAGGCATTGATGCCAATAGCCCCCAAGTGTACGGGTGCTTCGGCTTATAAAAGATTTCATCAACTGTACCAGTCTCAACGATCATACCACCGTACATTACAGCTACACGCTGAGCTAAGTTAGCTACAACACCAAGGTCATGTGTAATTAAGATAATCGCTGTACCTGTTTTATCTTGTAGATCACGCATCAAGTCAAGAATCTGTGCTTGAATAGTAACGTCAAGTGCAGTTGTCGGTTCATCCGCAATTAGTACTTTTGGATTACATGATAGTGCAATCGCGATTACTACACGCTGACGCATTCCACCTGAAAATTGGTGAGGATATTCATCCACACGAAGCTCAGGATTCGGAATACCTACTAGTTTTAATAAGTTAACAGCACGTTCTTTTGCTTCACTCTTGCTCATGTTTTGATGCTTACGAAGCCCTTCCATGATTTGTTTCCCGATTGTCATCGTCGGATTAAGTGATGTCATCGGATCTTGGAAAATCATCGAGATTTCAGCACCACGAATTTTTTCCATCTCACGTTCAGAAGCTTTTGCAAGATCTTTACCTTGAAACTTAATAGATCCTTGCTTGATCGAACCAATTTTATTTGGTAAAAGTCTCATGATTGATTTCGAAGTTACTGATTTACCTGAACCAGACTCACCAACGATGGCAAGTGATTCACCTTTATCTAATGTAAAGCTAACGCCACGAACAGCCTTAACTTCTCCCCCATACGTCTGGAAGGAGACATGTATGTTATCTAACTCTAATAGTTTTTCCATTTATATAATCCCCTTCCTATCTTCTCATCTTAGGATCTAGCGCGTCACGAAGACCATCACCAAGAAGGTTAAAGCTGATCATCAGTATACATAATACTGAAGCAGGATAAATTGCTAAGTGAGGATAGATTCTAATGGACCTAAACCCATCCGCAATCAAAGATCCTAGAGACGCGATCGGCGGCTGAATTCCTAAACCAATAAAGCTCAAGAAAGATTCAAAGAATATTGCCCCAGGAATAGTAAACGTACTTGTAACGATAATTGCACCTAGTGTATTAGGTAAAAGGTGCTTAGAAATCAATCTACCATTGGTAGATCCAAGCGTTCTAGATGCTAATACGAATTCACGGTTTCTTAACGAGATAATTTGAGCACGAACGATACGTGACATCCCGATCCAACCTGTTATTACGAGTGCAAGAGTAATTGAGAGTATCCCTGGATCTAGTATGATGATAAACAAGATAATAACCACTAGATTAGGAATACCAGACAATATTTCAACAAAACGTTGCATGATATCATCCGTTCTACCACCGTAGAATGCGGAGATTCCACCGTACGCAACTCCAATAATTAATTCAATTGCTGAAGCTAGAAATGCAATGTATAAAGAAATCTGAGTACCTTTCCATACACGTGTCCATTGATCACGACCAAGACTATCGGTCCCAAACCAGAAGTAATCTCCTTTAGGAACATTTTTCATTTCATATTGATTTACATCTCGAATGTCTACACCATTTACCCCTAGGAACTCAATTTTCTCCAGACCAGGAATTTTGGGTGGCAGATTAGCTCTCATTAATTCTTGATCATCGATTCCGTATTTTGTTAGAGTTGGTGCAATTAATGAAAAGACAATGATGAACGCGATGGCAAAAAGACCTAACATCGCACCTTTATTTTGTTTAAGACGTCTAAAGGCATCTTGCCAAAAACTTAAGCTTGGTTTAGAAATTTCTTCGGCTCTGTTTGAATCTAGGTTCGCTGGGCGGAATAAATCAGGTGTTAGTTTGCGTTCTGACATGCTCATTATGATTTACCTCCTGCTACACGAATACGTGGATCGATAATTCCGTATAAAATATCTACGACTAAAATAATCGCTACAATTAAGAAACTAAAGAAAAGTGTTGTACCCATAATTACTGGGTAGTCATTTACCTGGATCGCTTTTACGAATTGCTCTCCGATTCCAGGGATAGCAAATATGTTCTCAATTACTAGTGATCCTGTAATAAGTCCGATTGCCATTGGTCCAAGAATTGTGACAATTGGAATTAAGCTATTTCTTACAGAGTGTTTGAAAATAACAGATGCTTTACTAACTCCTTTAGAACGAGCCATAAGGATGTAATCAGTACCTAGTATCTCAAGCATTTCAGTACGCATGAAACGAGCTACTGTAGCTATAACTCCTACGGATAAAGAGAATGCTGGCAATATGTGATATTCCGGCCCGTTCCAAAAGGCAACTGGAAGCCATTGCAATTTCACACCAACGTAGTATTGCAAAAGTCCTGCAAATACGAAGGAAGGTATCGCGATACCGAATACAGCGATGACCATTGCACCATAATCCAGGAATGTATTATGTTTCAACGCAGCCATAATACCCAGTAATAAGCCGACTATTGTACCAAAAAGCAAAGCTTCAAAACCAACAGTAGCTGATGGTCCCATACCATTGACAATTAATGAATTGACGGTACGTCCATCAAACTGAAACGTATATCCTAAATCACCCTGTGCCAATTTCGTAATATAGTTGATATATTGAACAGGCACCGGGTCATTTAACCCGTATTTTTCATTCAGTGCGTATCTTTGAGTTTCCGTTAACTTGTCTTGGTTGTTAAAAGGAGAACCCGGTAACAACTTCATTAAAAAGAATGTAATCGTTGCAATGATCAGCAAAGTTAATATCATGTATAAAACTCGCTGTGTAATATAACGCAACATTACAAACACCTCCCCCAAATGTTTCAAGCCTTAATATTTTGAAATCTTTCTGTAATATCTATCTTAAGGGACAAAATATTTTATATCAATAGAAAATATTCTTTTTTCGACATTTTCTGATTTCTTTCTCGTATTATAAAAATTTCCAGCTGTCCTTTTCATGGCAAAAAAGAGAGTACATGTCAGGAACACATGTACTCTCCTGAGAAAAACTATTTACTATTTTTCAATAGTACAATTATTGTTGCTTACCATCGATGTAGATCCACTTGTAAGAAGTATCTGCACCGAATAAGTGGTTAACTAGACCTTTAACGTAAGGTTTACGAAGTCCTACGATACCTTGTTGGTAAAGTGGAGAGATCGCTTGGTCTTCGAAAAGAACTTTCTCAGCTTCAAGCATTGTTTCCCAACGTTTCTTCGTATCAGTTTCTTTCTTAGCTGAGTTAATTAACTCATCATACTTAGGGTTTGAATAACCCATTTGGTTATGCGCGCCATCAGTAATGAACATGTCTAGGAAAGTCATTGGATCTTGGTAGTCAGGACCCCAGCCAGCATATGAGAAGTCATACTCGCCTTTAGACTCTAGCTCAAGCTTTTGTTTGAACGGTTGTGCTTTAATAGATACTTTTAATCCAGGTAGGTTCTTTTCTAATTGGTTCTTGATGTATTCACCAGTCTTTTTAGCGCCATCAGAATCGTAGTTTAGAAGCTCAAGAGTAAGCTCTTTCTTACCGATTTCTTCAAGTCCTTTAGCCCAAAGCTTTTTCGCTTCTTCAGCATCGAACTTACCAAGGTCTCCGTTAGTTTTACGGAAATCTTCGTTACCTTCAGGGCTGAACGTGAACTCACCAGGTACTAAGAAGTAAGCTGGAGTTGAACCGTTGTTAAGAAGTACGTCAACTAGTGATTGCTTGTCGTAAGCCATATCAATCGCTTTACGGATATTTACGTTTTTAAGTTCTTCTTTCTTTTGGTTAATACGTAGAAAATAAACAGCTGCATCCCCACGAGTAACTAGGTCTTCGTTATCTTTAAATTGATCTACGAACTCAGAGTTTAAGCCAACAGAGTCAACTTGACCTGTTTCGTAAAGGTTAACACCAGTAGCGATGTCTTTAACGATTTTCACGTTAACTTCATCAAGCTTTACAGTGTCTTTGTCCCAATATTGATCGTTTTTCTTGAACTGCCATCCTTCGTTATGCTTCCACTCAGAAAGTACGAAAGGACCATTGTAGATCATAGTGTTAGCTTCAAGAGAATACTTGTCAGCTTGTTTTTTAACATATTCTTCTTTTTGCGGGTAGAACGTTGCAAATCCAGTTAATCCTAAGAAGTAAGGAGCTGGAGCTTCTAATGTTACTTCTAGTGTCGTGTCATCAACTGCTTTAACACCTAATTGATCAACTTTACCGTATAATGGGTCGCCATCCGTTTGGATCGCGTTAGCGTTCTTAACAGGTCCCATGATGTAAGCATACTCAGAAAGAGTATCTGGGTGTAATGCTTTTTGCCAAGCGAAAACGAAATCTTTCGCAACTACTTGAGATCCGTCGCTCCATTTAGCGTCTGGGTTTAATTTAAATGTGTAAACTGTGCCATCTTCATTTACTTTGTGGCTTTCAGCTACACCTTCAGTTGGTTGGTTGTCTTTATCAAGACGGTACAAACCTTCGAAAACGTTGTTCATTACTTCGAATGAAACTTGGTCAGTAGCTTGAGAAGAATCCATTGAAGGAATTTCAGATCCATCTACTAAGTTAAGTACTTGTGGTTCATTTGGTGCTGCAGTGCCTGGCTCATCTTTATCTTTGTCCTTACCAGCGTCACCAGCTTTGTCGTCTCCGCCACTACAAGCAGCTAAGAACATGCTCAAAACTAGAACTAGAGTAAGAAGCAAAGACCATTTTGACTTCTTCATGAGTCGACCTCCCCTTTTTATCCTGTTAAATTGTTAGCAGATAAAAGCATCAAGAATTATCAGACATTTTCATCTACAAGTTCGATTATACAAGTTTTCAAACAATTGTGCATTTATTTTTTTTAAGAGTTTTACAAAAAGCCCATTATATTTACTTTTCCTTAACAAAAAATAGGTATATGTACCTATTACCAAACAGGGTTTATTTTCTGATAATTCTACAAATTTTACCATAATTATGTGTAAACTAGCATGAATATTACATTCTCGATTTTTTGTGAGGACAGTACATGCTTAACTTTGTAAGATAATTCGTCATTTTTATATTTCATTTGTTACAATGGGAGTAAAGTCTGACGGTATAATTCAAAAAATATGGTACATTTCTTTATGTTTATGGTGTAATTTTTACTAGATGGAGGCCTTCTACAGATGAACATACTTTTTAAGAGAATACTGATCATATCAGCGTTCCCTGTCGTGATAGCATTTGGTGTTAGTTTAATATCTTCCGGACCTTTTACCCTTGAAAAATACGTAAATACTTTATTTTATTTTGCATTGTCGATTGCACTTATTGGTATCGCATTATATGTAGCAAAAGGTGGATTTTTTGATTTCATTACGTACAGCTTTAAAAAAGTGGCGCGATCATTATCAAGACATCCAGAGATCGATGATGTTGTTTCATTTAAGACTAACTTTCAAGTATCAGAGCGAATTAACGTCTCTTATATGAAGTCGTTTTTATACAGCGGCTTACTTTTAACTTTTATAACAATTGCCGTTGCATATCTCTTGTAATTTGTGTATACTACAAAAAATAAATGTTATATGCGATGAGAAAGAAGAGTACATGATGTGAAGCTCTCAGAGAGCCTGTGGTTGGTGAGAACAGGCAGTGAATCATGATGGAATGGGCTTTTGAGCATTCTGACCGAACCCTTTTATAGTAGGCT encodes:
- a CDS encoding oligopeptide/dipeptide ABC transporter ATP-binding protein, with the protein product MAVVEREKLLEVRNLKKYFPAGKKGVLKAVDDVSFDIYKGETLGLVGESGCGKSTTGRTIIRLYDATEGEVLYEGDDVHDKKSRSELKKFNRKMQMIFQDPYASLNPRMTVKDIIAEGIDIHGLAKTKKDRENRVYELLETVGLNKEHANRYPHEFSGGQRQRIGIARALAVDPDFIIADEPISALDVSIQAQVVNLMMELQKERGLTYLFIAHDLSMVKHISDRVGVMYLGNIVELTTSDELYEEPLHPYTQALLSAIPVPDPELERSRERIILEGDVPSPINPPSGCRFRTRCPHAMDVCAAVKPKWQEAREGHWVACHLYDEEAVKQQN
- a CDS encoding ABC transporter ATP-binding protein; the encoded protein is MEKLLELDNIHVSFQTYGGEVKAVRGVSFTLDKGESLAIVGESGSGKSVTSKSIMRLLPNKIGSIKQGSIKFQGKDLAKASEREMEKIRGAEISMIFQDPMTSLNPTMTIGKQIMEGLRKHQNMSKSEAKERAVNLLKLVGIPNPELRVDEYPHQFSGGMRQRVVIAIALSCNPKVLIADEPTTALDVTIQAQILDLMRDLQDKTGTAIILITHDLGVVANLAQRVAVMYGGMIVETGTVDEIFYKPKHPYTWGLLASMPKLNAESKELLAIPGTPPDLMNPPKGCPFAARCPYAMEVCLENMPEATDVSSSHKAACWLLDERAPKVEPPEEALVGGAR
- the opp3C gene encoding oligopeptide ABC transporter permease, whose product is MSMSERKLTPDLFRPANLDSNRAEEISKPSLSFWQDAFRRLKQNKGAMLGLFAIAFIIVFSLIAPTLTKYGIDDQELMRANLPPKIPGLEKIEFLGVNGVDIRDVNQYEMKNVPKGDYFWFGTDSLGRDQWTRVWKGTQISLYIAFLASAIELIIGVAYGGISAFYGGRTDDIMQRFVEILSGIPNLVVIILFIIILDPGILSITLALVITGWIGMSRIVRAQIISLRNREFVLASRTLGSTNGRLISKHLLPNTLGAIIVTSTFTIPGAIFFESFLSFIGLGIQPPIASLGSLIADGFRSIRIYPHLAIYPASVLCILMISFNLLGDGLRDALDPKMRR
- the opp3b gene encoding oligopeptide ABC transporter permease; the encoded protein is MLRYITQRVLYMILTLLIIATITFFLMKLLPGSPFNNQDKLTETQRYALNEKYGLNDPVPVQYINYITKLAQGDLGYTFQFDGRTVNSLIVNGMGPSATVGFEALLFGTIVGLLLGIMAALKHNTFLDYGAMVIAVFGIAIPSFVFAGLLQYYVGVKLQWLPVAFWNGPEYHILPAFSLSVGVIATVARFMRTEMLEILGTDYILMARSKGVSKASVIFKHSVRNSLIPIVTILGPMAIGLITGSLVIENIFAIPGIGEQFVKAIQVNDYPVIMGTTLFFSFLIVAIILVVDILYGIIDPRIRVAGGKS
- a CDS encoding peptide ABC transporter substrate-binding protein; the encoded protein is MKKSKWSLLLTLVLVLSMFLAACSGGDDKAGDAGKDKDKDEPGTAAPNEPQVLNLVDGSEIPSMDSSQATDQVSFEVMNNVFEGLYRLDKDNQPTEGVAESHKVNEDGTVYTFKLNPDAKWSDGSQVVAKDFVFAWQKALHPDTLSEYAYIMGPVKNANAIQTDGDPLYGKVDQLGVKAVDDTTLEVTLEAPAPYFLGLTGFATFYPQKEEYVKKQADKYSLEANTMIYNGPFVLSEWKHNEGWQFKKNDQYWDKDTVKLDEVNVKIVKDIATGVNLYETGQVDSVGLNSEFVDQFKDNEDLVTRGDAAVYFLRINQKKEELKNVNIRKAIDMAYDKQSLVDVLLNNGSTPAYFLVPGEFTFSPEGNEDFRKTNGDLGKFDAEEAKKLWAKGLEEIGKKELTLELLNYDSDGAKKTGEYIKNQLEKNLPGLKVSIKAQPFKQKLELESKGEYDFSYAGWGPDYQDPMTFLDMFITDGAHNQMGYSNPKYDELINSAKKETDTKKRWETMLEAEKVLFEDQAISPLYQQGIVGLRKPYVKGLVNHLFGADTSYKWIYIDGKQQ